In Dehalococcoidia bacterium, the genomic window CTACGTAGTCTGTACGCGCAAATCCCATGCAAGGCAATGGAAAGGTCTGAAAATGTCAGCGCATGCGCAAACGTGCTCACCAACTCGGGTGCATCTCCAAATAATAGACTCATGTACATTACCATTTGCTCTTCAAGCGCAGCGCTAACAACGACCACTTTGCCAATGGCTTTCAGATGTTCATCAGTAGGTCCTTCCATTCCGAAAGCACCGTTATCATCATTTGCTTCATTTCCCATTCGACTATTCCTTTGCTTGGTAGCTATCTGCCTTCCCACCAATCTACAATCTTAGCTTGTTAAATAAACCGCTCGAACTGTTCTTTTTTAGCCTTGCATATGGGACAGACGTCCTGCGAGCAGCTATTCCCTAGCACACAGGTACCTACAGACAGGGCATCTCCGTAGAGGATGAGAACTAGATGATCATTCTCTATTTCTTTACGGTTTTCTTCGCAGTCTTCTTTACGGGCTTCTTTGCGCTCTTCGCACTTGCGGAACTCACGCCCGTTGTTTTATGGCATACAATCTTATCGCCGCACATCGGGCAGAACTTCCAGTCCGTCCTGATCTCATACCTGCACACCTTGCACTTTACGATAGCTGCTATCTTTTTCTGCATATCACACCTCCAAAAGGTTTATGTCTACGCTGATAGATTATTCCTCGCCCCAAGCATTAGTCAAGTATTCATACATCAATAAATCAGTTATTATATTCTCGGCACTAACATGAAACGAGCACTTAACGAAAAACTGATCGCACCATGCGGCATGAACTGCGGCGTTTGCATGGCTTATTTGAGAGAGAAAAACAGATGCCCCGGCTGCCGCGGCAACGATACGGATAAGCCTATCTCTTGCGTTCGATGCAAGATTATAAACTGCGAGACGCTGGCAAAGAGCAAGTCAAAATTCTGTTTTGAATGCGAAAAGCGCTGCGCCAGATTGAAACAATTAGATAAACGCTATCGCACGAAATACGGCATGAGCATGATCGAGAACCTAGAATTTATAAGGGACAAAGGCATGGACAAGTTCCTGCGCTGGCAGGCCGAGAAATACAAATGTCCGAAATGCGGCGGCGTCATCTGCGTTCACAACAAAAAGTGCTACGACTGTAATTACATCGAAAGCGGGAGCAGTTAAAAGAAATGGCTGAACTCACTATCCTGTCATGGAACGTGAACGGCATCCGCGCCGTATATAAGAAGGGCTTCGTCGACTGGCTTACGGATGCAAGCCCGGACATACTGTGCGTGCAGGAGACCAAGGCTGCGGAGGACCAGATGCCTTTAGATCTGAAGATGATTGAAGGCTATCATGCCTTCTTCTGCTCAGCCGAGAAGAAAGGCTACAGCGGCGTCGCGATATACACAAAGACAAAGCCGGCATCGATTGCGACGGGTTTCGGCATCCCGCGTTTCGACGGTGAGGGCCGTGTATTGATTGCCGATTACGATAGTTTTCTACTATTCAATATCTACTTCCCCAACGGCAAGATTTCTCCTGAGCGATTGCAGTACAAGCTTGATTTCTACGACGCGTTTCTGGATTATGTCAATGACATGGTAAATATGGGCAGGAACGTCATCATATGCGGCGATGTGAATACCGCGCACAAGGAGATCGACCTGGCACGCCCCAGGGAGAACGAAAAGGTATCGGGTTTCCTGCCCGTCGAGCGTGCATGGCTCGATAAATTTATCGACAATGGATACTTGGACACGTTCAGGCAGTTCGACGGTTCCCCGGGACGCTACACTTGGTGGGACTTGAAAAGCGGCACACGGGAGCGCAACGTTGGCTGGAGGATCGACTACTTCTTCGTGAACTCCGGGTTTATCGGCAAAGTGAAGCGTGCATACATCCTGCCCGACGTTACAGGGTCCGACCACTGCCCTATCGGCATAGCGATCGAAGTATAGCTTGTCGTCAGGAAGCTCCTTTTTCAATTCGAAAGTTGCTCTGAATCCATTTCGATGATAGAATAGACCTATAACATCAAATTTATTCGCGTCGTTCACTACATCCGCTGATAACTGCCCCGGTAAACTATCATGATCCAGACTCCAGCCGATATCGATGCGTAAATACAAACTAGAGGAGATAATATGTCTAAACTTGTAGCAACTCTAGCGATAAGCGGCGCCCACAAAGTCGTAAATAAAGCTGACGCAATGCTTAAAAGCGCAATTGAGAAACACGGTCCGGACGCGCCTGTGGCCTTCGTGGACCGCGATGGAGCGGGTACAACATACGGCCTACCTCTCATATACGCCATAACTGGCAAGAAGATAGCGAAGCTCGGCGACATGCCCGCGATACTCGATGCGGCCAAAGGCATGCTGACCCCGGTACCCGACGGCGAAACGGTGCAGCCCGATATCGGCAATGCCCTCAATGCAGGCGTGGCGACACTATTTGCCGAGGAGATGATCAAAGGCGTCGAGTTCGTTGAGGGTAAGCAGCCGGAGGAAAGGGACGGATACAAATATAATGGGCCTATAAGCGACGTGCAGACGCGCGCCTGGGGCGTAGCCATGGTGGACGGATCGATGCCGGGGTTCGCCGTCATCGTCGGCGCCGCTAAGAACAACGAGGTGGCGGTCAAGATAGTGCGCGAACTGCAGTCGCGCGGCCAGCTTATTTTCCTGTCATCAATGTCCGACGGAAAATCGATTGTCGACCAGTTACTGGAGGAAGGCGTCGAGCTGGGATACAACACCTACACCGCGCCCCTCGGCAGCGACACCGAGTCCGCCATATACGCCGCGGGCTACGCCGCCAGGGCCGCCATGAGCTTCGGCAACATACCGGCGGGCAACGCCAAGGACATTATCGAATATAATAAGAACCGCTGTCTGGCTTACGTTCTGTGTCTGGGCCCGCTGGACGATATCAAGGTGGCGACGGGTGCCGGAGCGCTTAACTTCGGCTTCCCCATAATCTGCGATACCGATATACCCGATCTCGAGGGCGTAGAGGACGTAATTATCAGCATGCCTTTCGACGATATCCCCGGCGCGGATGACATGGAGCGAGCGCGCAAGCTGGTGCAGCGCTGCATCGAGGCGCGCGGTATTAAACTAAAGATCGCCGAGGTGCCCATCCCTGTGTCCTTCGGTCCGGCGTTCGAGGGCGAGATAGTGCGCCGCAACGATATGCAGGCGGAATGGGGCGGCAAGAACGCGGCCGGCCTGGAGTGGCTGCGGATGAGGGCTATGGACGACATCGAGGACGGCAAGGTAACCGTCGTCGGCCCCGAGGTAACCGAACTGGAAGAGGGCTCGGCCAATCCGATTGCCGTTATCGTGGAAGTAGCCGGCAGCAAAATGGAGAAAGATTTCGAGCCGGTGCTGGAGCGGCAGATACACAATTTCGTTAACTGCGCCGAGGGCGTGCAGCACATCGGGCAGAGGGACATCGTCTGGATACGCATCAGCAAGAAAGCGGCCTCTGCCGGTTTCCGTTTAAAGCACCTTGGCGATATCATACACGCCAGCCTGCACAACGATTTCGGCGCTATCGTCGATAAGGTTCAGGTAACGATATATACCGAGAAAGCTCAAGTGGAAAAGTTCACAGTACAAGCGCGCGAGGTCTACCGCGAGCGCGACGAGCGCATGGCCGGCATAACCGACGAGGCCGTCGATACGTATTACAGCTGTACGCTGTGCCAGTCGTTCGCCCCTAACCACGTCTGCATAATCCCGCCTGAGCGCACCGGGCTCTGCGGCGCATACTCATGGCTCGATTGTCGCGCCGCTTTCGAGATAAATCCCACCGGCCCCAACCAGCCCGTGCCTAAGGGAACAATTGTCGACGCGGAGAAGGGCGAATGGGAAGGGGTCAACAATTTCGTTTTCGAGCGCTCCAACCGCAGCTTCGACCGCTTCACCTTCTATTCCATAATGGACGCGCCGATGACCACCTGCGGCTGCTGCGAGGCGGTCACCATGCTCATCCCTGAGGCTAACGGATTTGTAGTAGTCTCGCGCGACGACCCGAGCATGACGCCCGCCGGGATGACCTTCACCTCGATGATGGGAACCGTCGGAGGTGGTCAGCAGACGCCGGGGATGATGGGACACAGCAAGCGCTGGCTCGCCAGTCCCAAATACATACCGTTCGAGGGCGGGTTAAAGCGCGTAGTCTGGTTGTCGAAGAACATCAAAGAAGAGTTCGCCGACGAGCTCAAGGAAGCCTGCGAACGGCTGGGCGCGCCCGACCTGATGGATAAGGTCGCGGACGGCGACAGCGCAACCACTCTGGAGGAGCTTCTGCCATTTCTGGAGAAAAAGGGGCATCCCGCGCTGACCATGGAGCCGCTGATTTAAAAAGATGACTATATCGCCACATCTGGCAATAGTAAGAAGAGGTGCAGGAGATTTTTCTCCTGCCGGGGTTTTAGGGGTGTCCCCTATTTTTTAGAGTCCCCCAAGAATGGGGGATACAGGGGGTTGATAACCTTCATCTATCAGTTCCATAATTAATGCATCCGTAACTCTCGAACCGTAAAGGAGAAGATACATGTCGGCAGTACAGGTACCAATCGAGAAATGGACCGGCAAGGTGCACCAGGTCACGCTGGGCGGCCAGGGCGGGCGCAAGTCAGTAACCGTAGGCGGAGAGAGCACGCTGCCGTTCCTGCTGTTCGAAGGCGTAATGCCGAACAAGCCCGCGGTCGCCATCGAGATCCTCGATTGTAAACCGGACGACTGGGCCTATAATCTGTTAGCTGCGTGGGGCGACGCCGTATCGGACACGGCGAAATGGGCCAAAAAGGTCGTGGAATTCGGCGCCGACATTGTAACGTTGCGACTGCGCAGCGCTCATCCGGAAGTAGCCGACACCGGAATCGAGCAAGCAAAGAAGAGCGTAGACGCGGTACTCTCCGCCGTCGATGTTCCCATAATCATTCTTGGCCCCGGGGTAACGGAAAAGGACGCAGAGGTGCTGCGAGCCGCGTCTGAAACCGCCCGCGGACAGCGTGTGGCGCTGGGCAACTGCGAGGAGAAGAATTACCGCACCATAGCGGCGAGCTGCATCGCCGACGGGCATGTGGCCATCGGTCATACGCCGCTCGATATCAATCTGGCAAAACAGCTCAATATCCTGCTGCACGAGGTGGGCCTGCCTCTCGACGCGATACTGATGGACCCCGATGTCGGAGCGCTGGGCTACGGGCTGGAATATTCCTATTCGGTCATGGAGCGCCTCAAACTGGCCGCGCTGGGAGGGGACAAGATGGCCGCCATGCCCATGACCTGCAATGTGGGAGCTGAATCGTGGCGGCAAAAGGAAGCGAAGGCCACGGAGAACGTCCCCGAGGGCTGGGGCGATAACGAGCGGCGCGCGATTATTTGGGAGAAAATAACAGCGATGGCGATGCTGCATGCCGGGGCTGATATCATCACGCTGCGGCATCCAGGCACTGTCGAAGCTATAAAGAAGACAATCGACAAACTGATGGGCTCCCGACAGGAGGAGAGATAAATGGCACTCACAGGCGTTCAAATATACAAGTACCTGCCCAAAACCAACTGCAAGGACTGCGGCTTCCCCACATGTATGGCCTTCGCCATGAAGCTGGCTGGCAAGTCCGTCGAGCTCTCGCTCTGCCCCCACGTTTCAGAGGAGAGCAAGAAGCAGCTTGAGACCGCGTCAAGGCCGCCGATACGGCTGGTAACGATCGGCACAGGCGATAGCAAGGTGGAGGTCGGCAACGAGACCGTGATGTTCCGCCACGAGAAGACCTTCTTCCACAAGACAGGTCTTTTCATGCGGATAAAAGACACCGAGACCATCGATAATGTCGCGAAGCTGGCTGACGATATTTCAAGCTACAGCGTCGAGCGCGTGGGCAAGGTTTTCAAGCTCGATGGAATCGCTGTCGATAACGCTTCGGGTGATGCGGACGCGTTTGTAAAATGTGTTGAAGCGACAACGACCAAATCGAACCTGCCCTTAATTCTTATGTCAAATAATGTTTCGTCGTTAGACAAAGTGCTGGAGATAACCGCCGCTGCGAAGCCGCTGATATACGCCGCGACCAGGGACAACTACAAAGAGATGTCAGAATTGGCTAAGAAATACAGTTGCCCGCTGGCCATATACGAACCGGGCGGGCTCGACACTCTCGCGGAGCTTTCGCAGCAGATGATAGATGCGGACGTTCAGGATATTGTGCTGGACCCAGGAGCGCGTGACTTCGGCGCATCGCTCACGGCTTTGACTCAGATCAGGAGGACCGCAATCAAGGCCGGCTTCGAACCACTGGGCTTCCCCACCATAGCCTTCCCCGGCGAAGACGCTACGCTCGCGGCACAACAAATCGCGAAATATGCATCCATCGTGGTGCTTGACCGTTTCGATCCTGCTGAAATCTATTCACTGATCACGCTGCGCCTGAACATATACACCGACCCGCAGAAGCCGATACAGATGACCCCGGGCATCTACCAGGTGGGAACCCCCGATGCACAAAGCCCTCTCGGGGTCACCACGAACTTCTCCCTGACCTACTTCTCCATCGCCGGTGAGTTCGAGGCCGCCGGCTTCCCGGCATGGCTCCTGGTATGCGATACGGAGGGGCTCTCCGTGCTCACCGCCTGGGCCGCGGGCAAGTTCGATGCCGCACGGATCGGACGCGCGTTTAAGGCTTCGGGAATGGGCGATAAGATCAAACATAAGAATCTCATTATTCCGGGCGGCGTGGCCATCATCAAAGGCGAGCTCGAGGATGAGCTTCCCGGCTGGACGATAATGGTGGGGCCGCGCGACGCCGCTGATATCGGCGGATACCTCAAGCGCAACTGGAAATAAGAAAATGACGACGACCATAGCCATAGCGGGCAAGGGCGGCGTCGGCAAGACATCCATAGCCGCCCTGCTTATCGATCTGCTGTCAGAGAAAGGCACTGTTCTCGCCATCGACGGCGACCCGAGCTCCAATCTGCACATGGCTCTGGGGCTGCCTTTAGAAGAGACCATCGGCAGCATACGGGAAGGAATGCTCGACAGCAAGACTATCGGACGCAGCGGCATACCGAAGCCGGACTATCTGGAATTCAAAGTCAGGGAGGCGCTGGTCGAGTCCGGTAAAATCGACCTGCTGGCCATGGGGCGCCCGGAGGGGCCCGGGTGTTACTGCGCCGCCAACAAC contains:
- a CDS encoding acetyl-CoA decarbonylase/synthase complex subunit delta; translated protein: MSAVQVPIEKWTGKVHQVTLGGQGGRKSVTVGGESTLPFLLFEGVMPNKPAVAIEILDCKPDDWAYNLLAAWGDAVSDTAKWAKKVVEFGADIVTLRLRSAHPEVADTGIEQAKKSVDAVLSAVDVPIIILGPGVTEKDAEVLRAASETARGQRVALGNCEEKNYRTIAASCIADGHVAIGHTPLDINLAKQLNILLHEVGLPLDAILMDPDVGALGYGLEYSYSVMERLKLAALGGDKMAAMPMTCNVGAESWRQKEAKATENVPEGWGDNERRAIIWEKITAMAMLHAGADIITLRHPGTVEAIKKTIDKLMGSRQEER
- a CDS encoding exodeoxyribonuclease III; the protein is MAELTILSWNVNGIRAVYKKGFVDWLTDASPDILCVQETKAAEDQMPLDLKMIEGYHAFFCSAEKKGYSGVAIYTKTKPASIATGFGIPRFDGEGRVLIADYDSFLLFNIYFPNGKISPERLQYKLDFYDAFLDYVNDMVNMGRNVIICGDVNTAHKEIDLARPRENEKVSGFLPVERAWLDKFIDNGYLDTFRQFDGSPGRYTWWDLKSGTRERNVGWRIDYFFVNSGFIGKVKRAYILPDVTGSDHCPIGIAIEV
- the acsB gene encoding acetyl-CoA decarbonylase/synthase complex subunit alpha/beta, which gives rise to MSKLVATLAISGAHKVVNKADAMLKSAIEKHGPDAPVAFVDRDGAGTTYGLPLIYAITGKKIAKLGDMPAILDAAKGMLTPVPDGETVQPDIGNALNAGVATLFAEEMIKGVEFVEGKQPEERDGYKYNGPISDVQTRAWGVAMVDGSMPGFAVIVGAAKNNEVAVKIVRELQSRGQLIFLSSMSDGKSIVDQLLEEGVELGYNTYTAPLGSDTESAIYAAGYAARAAMSFGNIPAGNAKDIIEYNKNRCLAYVLCLGPLDDIKVATGAGALNFGFPIICDTDIPDLEGVEDVIISMPFDDIPGADDMERARKLVQRCIEARGIKLKIAEVPIPVSFGPAFEGEIVRRNDMQAEWGGKNAAGLEWLRMRAMDDIEDGKVTVVGPEVTELEEGSANPIAVIVEVAGSKMEKDFEPVLERQIHNFVNCAEGVQHIGQRDIVWIRISKKAASAGFRLKHLGDIIHASLHNDFGAIVDKVQVTIYTEKAQVEKFTVQAREVYRERDERMAGITDEAVDTYYSCTLCQSFAPNHVCIIPPERTGLCGAYSWLDCRAAFEINPTGPNQPVPKGTIVDAEKGEWEGVNNFVFERSNRSFDRFTFYSIMDAPMTTCGCCEAVTMLIPEANGFVVVSRDDPSMTPAGMTFTSMMGTVGGGQQTPGMMGHSKRWLASPKYIPFEGGLKRVVWLSKNIKEEFADELKEACERLGAPDLMDKVADGDSATTLEELLPFLEKKGHPALTMEPLI
- a CDS encoding zinc-ribbon domain-containing protein — protein: MQKKIAAIVKCKVCRYEIRTDWKFCPMCGDKIVCHKTTGVSSASAKSAKKPVKKTAKKTVKK
- the acsC gene encoding acetyl-CoA decarbonylase/synthase complex subunit gamma, yielding MALTGVQIYKYLPKTNCKDCGFPTCMAFAMKLAGKSVELSLCPHVSEESKKQLETASRPPIRLVTIGTGDSKVEVGNETVMFRHEKTFFHKTGLFMRIKDTETIDNVAKLADDISSYSVERVGKVFKLDGIAVDNASGDADAFVKCVEATTTKSNLPLILMSNNVSSLDKVLEITAAAKPLIYAATRDNYKEMSELAKKYSCPLAIYEPGGLDTLAELSQQMIDADVQDIVLDPGARDFGASLTALTQIRRTAIKAGFEPLGFPTIAFPGEDATLAAQQIAKYASIVVLDRFDPAEIYSLITLRLNIYTDPQKPIQMTPGIYQVGTPDAQSPLGVTTNFSLTYFSIAGEFEAAGFPAWLLVCDTEGLSVLTAWAAGKFDAARIGRAFKASGMGDKIKHKNLIIPGGVAIIKGELEDELPGWTIMVGPRDAADIGGYLKRNWK
- a CDS encoding DUF3795 domain-containing protein → MKRALNEKLIAPCGMNCGVCMAYLREKNRCPGCRGNDTDKPISCVRCKIINCETLAKSKSKFCFECEKRCARLKQLDKRYRTKYGMSMIENLEFIRDKGMDKFLRWQAEKYKCPKCGGVICVHNKKCYDCNYIESGSS